DNA from Lacibacter sp. H375:
TAGTTTATCGAGTTTCAGCATCAGAATGTCAGTTTGGTTTCTAATTGTTTTTTGAGTTTATAATTTGTCAGGTCGAATTGAACGGGAACAACACTCACAAAATTGTGTTCAAGGGCCCAAACATCGGTATCTTTTCCTTTATCGAAGTTTTTAAACTCGCCGGTGAGCCAGTAATAATTTTTACCTGAAGGGTCGGTACGTTCATTAAAATCTTCAACATACTTGGCATATGCCTGCCGGCAAACTTTTACGCCCTTTATAAGACTGGCATCAACGTTTGGGAAGTTTACATTCAAACAAAGATGTTTATCCTGTTTGGTTTTGAGTAATTGCTGCACTATTAAACGGGCATATTTTTGGGCGCCGCTAAAATCGGCTTCCATACTCATATTTAATAAGGAAAAACCAACGGAAGGAATACTTTCAATGCTTGCTTCAATAGCCGCACTCATTGTACCACTATAAATAACATTAATGCTGTGGTTGGCGCCATGGTTAATACCGCTGAGACAAATATCTGGTTTGCGGTGCAGTACTTTATCAACCGCCAGCTTTACACAATCAACTGGTGTGCCGCTGCACTGCCAGGTTTCCACATCGTCCATTAAATGTACTTTTTGTAAACGAAGGGGAAAACCAATAGTTATGGCATGGCCCATTCCACTTTGTGGTTTATCAGGAGCTACCACTACAATTTTCCCAAGATCTTTTACGGCTTCCACTAAGCTGCGGATGCCCGGTGCTGTAACACCATCGTCGTTTGTGATAAGGATGATGGGTTGTTCTTTCGGTTTCTTTGCTTTGGCCATTTTATTCAATCGCTTGTTCAGGTTATGTTGCCGGCAAATGTATTACTATGTGGCTGCATTGGCGTCGCACTCTTGGACAAAATCAATTCTATTCAGCTTCTGCCGGCTCAAGTAAAAGTCTGATTTATTGGGGAGTTGGCAAAATTGTATCATTCATCATAAGCCGTAGTAACAGATACTCAACCATTAATAACATCGGCGTACATCGATGCAATCTGTGAGCGAGGGAAACAAAAATATTTTGCCTAACTAAAATAATTAGTATATTCGTTCCAATAAAATTAGCAGATTATGGCCGTTGCCAATCAAAACCTCAAATACCTGCGCAAGTTGCGTGGATGGACACAGGAAGAATTTGCACAAAAGATCGGTATCAAACGCTCACTCGTGGGTGCGTATGAAGAAGAACGTGCCGAGCCGAATTATGAAGTGCTGGAAACTGTAAGCGATCTAT
Protein-coding regions in this window:
- the surE gene encoding 5'/3'-nucleotidase SurE translates to MAKAKKPKEQPIILITNDDGVTAPGIRSLVEAVKDLGKIVVVAPDKPQSGMGHAITIGFPLRLQKVHLMDDVETWQCSGTPVDCVKLAVDKVLHRKPDICLSGINHGANHSINVIYSGTMSAAIEASIESIPSVGFSLLNMSMEADFSGAQKYARLIVQQLLKTKQDKHLCLNVNFPNVDASLIKGVKVCRQAYAKYVEDFNERTDPSGKNYYWLTGEFKNFDKGKDTDVWALEHNFVSVVPVQFDLTNYKLKKQLETKLTF